CGGTAGCTCGTTTACCGCGGGCGGAACTGCGATTTCATAAAACAGGGTTGGATCGCTCTGGAAAATGTGACATTGTATTCCAGCAAAATCATTCAAAGGAAGTTTGGGGAGTCGTCTATCAAATATCAGAAGGACAAAAAAGTCGACTTGATCAATATGAATCACTGGGACAGGGCTATCAAATCTTGAAGATCAATGTTTTAACCCAGCAGAATCAAATAATGAATGTGTTTACTTATCAGGCGATGCCTCAATATATCGAGCATTCACTCAAGCCCTTTGATTGGTACCATGAGTTAGTCATGCTGGGGGCTCAGTTTCACAAATTCCCAGTAAGTTATCTGGATGAATTGCAACAAGTTTCTTTTCTGCCCGATTCTGACCAAAAGAGTGTTAGGATGCATCAGAATCTGCTGAATACCATTCGCAAAAAACAGCAGTCTAACTTTGATGAGAATGACCAGATACTTAATTATGAAGATCAAACCCAGTGAGAGATAATTTCATAGATCATTTCCTCCTCCAGGGTTTCATGTGCTAAGAGTTGATCTACTAGTTCTCCGATAGCCGACCAGTAAGCATCAGTTCGAAACATTTGATAGAGTCCCCGAGTTTTTTGTTCTAAATATTGCATTCTCGCTGGTTGCTGAGGAAACAGAGTCGCAGCAGCTTTCCATGCTTCTCGCCAATCGCCCGACCATTCAGCAACCATGGCAGGGTGAAACGGGTCTCCTGTATGAATCATTTCTGCAACAGGTCCTGCCAACGCAACCAGAACGGCTTTTTCAAGATAGGTTTTTTGGTCAAATAGCCCCTCAGGCCAAGAGAGTTGTGCATCGCCAAAACGTTCAGGACCATCATCCCAGTCGGGATCGATCGTAACGGAATGAACGCGGGCACCGACATGAACTGCCATCAATACATGGCCTGCTTCGTGATAAGCCGTTAATTCTTCAGTCAATTTGAGTCCATTATGTTTTATAAAGAGTACATGATGAGAAATTGTGGAATTGTTAATATCGACAGCTTAAACGAACACGATTTGATTTGATCCATGAACATTCTTTAATAATTGGGATTCATCAATTCTGACTTTGTATTGAGTTTTCTCTTCTGTAGAATGAAAGGTCGATTTTGATAAAGTGAAGTCATTGAGAAAGAGTTCGAAAATCATCTTGGAGAAATACAACACATGAATTTGATTCGTCAATTTATCACATTGTGTCTGTTCGCGACAGTCTCAACTCAAGCTGTGCAGGCAGAGGTATACGATGTGGTGATCTATGGAGGAACTTCAGCCGCGGTGACAGCTGCCGTTCAAGCAAAACGCATGGGCAAGTCAGTTGTCGTTGTTTGCCCTGATCAACATCTTGGTGGATTGTCCAGTGGGGGTTTAGGTTGGACTGATACCGGAAATAAAGCAGTCATAGGTGGGCTGGCACGCGAGTTTTATCATCGGATCTGGAAGTATTATCAGGCTCCAGAAACCTGGAAGTGGCAAAAACGAGAATTGTATGGTGACAAAGGGCAGGGTACTCCTGCCATTGACGGGAAACAAAGGACAATGTGGATCTTTGAGCCACACGTTGCTGAGCAGGTTTTCGAAGACTTTGTTCGAGAATACAAGATTCCCGTACATCGCAATGAATGGTTGGATCGTCAGCAGGGAGTGAAAATGTCAGGTAAGAACATTTCCTCTATTACGATGCTCAACGGTAATATCTATTCTGGTCTCATATTTATTGATGCGACTTATGAAGGTGACCTCATGGCGGCAGCCGATGTCAGCTATCACGTTGGAAGAGAGTCCAATAGTGTATACGGTGAGAAATGGAATGGAGTACAAACTGGTGTATTACATCACAAGCACCATTTTGGTCTCCGAGCCGTCAAACAAAAGATCAGTCCCTATTGTATTCCCGGAGATCCTTCCAGTGGTTTGCTACCTCGTATCAGCGGTGCGAATCCAGGGAAGTATGGTGCCGGTGATGACAAGATTCAGGCATACTGTTTCAGAATGTGCTTAACCAAACATGCCGAAAATCGTGTCCCTTTTCCCAAGCCCGAAGGCTACGATCCGAGCCAGTACGAATTGTTATTGAGAATTTATCAGGCGGGTTGGAGAGAAACCTTCGCAAAATTTGATCCTATTCCCAATTATAAAACGGATACGAACAATCACGGTCCAATGAGTACTGATAACATTGGCTATAATTACGATTATCCCGAGGCCTCTTATAAACGCAGAAAAGAAATTATCAAAGAACATGAGACCTATCAAAAAGGCTGGCTCTATTTTATTGCCAATGATCCGCGCGTTCCAAGTGAAGTACAGAAAAAAATGCGGGAATGGGGACTCGCCAAGGATGAGTTTACTGATAATGGAAACTGGCCACATCAACTCTATATTCGTGAAGCACGTCGGATGATTGGACAGTTTGTGATGACAGAGAATGAACTGTTGAAAAAACGCCCCACACCCAATTCAGTTGGTATGGGATCTTACACAATGGACTCGCATAACGTGCAGCGATATGTCACACCTGAAGGGTACGTTCAAAATGAGGGAGACATCGGTGTTTCAACCCATGGTCCCTATCAGATTGCCTATGGTAGTCTGGTTCCTAAAAAAGGAGAGTGTGGAAATCTGCTTGTACCCGTGTGTGTTTCCAGTTCACATATTGCCTTCGGTTCGATTCGAATGGAACCAGTTTTTATGATTTTAGGACATTCGGCGGCCACAGCAGCCGGCATCGCCATTGATCAAAAATTGGATGTGCAAGATGTACCCTATGCTGTTCTCAAAGAAAAACTAGTCAAAGAAGGGCAAATTCTGGAAGCGCCTCCCGAAGCAAAATTTGGTCGAAATGGTGTGGATCCAGCGAAGTTGAAGGGCATTGTACTCGACGATTCACGGGCCGATCTAATAGGATCATGGGAATTCAGCAGATCGTCGAAAAAATATGTCGGTTCAGGTTATAGTCACGAATCAAACTCACAGGATGGAAAGGCAATCGCTCGATTCGAAACGAAAGTACCGAAATCCGGGCGCTATGAAGTACGCTATGCGTATACTCCTCATGGTAATCGTAGCTCGAAAGTCAAAGTCGCAGTCAAACATGCGAACGGTGAAGCACTTCGCACCATTAATCAGAAGAAGCTGCCGTCACTGGATGGTATTTTTGTTTCGTTGGGAGAATACGACTTTGTAACAGACGAGGCAGCGGTAGTCGAAGTGACAAACGAGGATTCAGACGGTTATGTGATTATTGATGCCGTTCAGTGGCTACCAGTCGCAAAGTGAATAAGATTCAATTCAAGTCTAGAAAGAGGAATCAGCGATGCAAAAGAAGAATGCTTTTTTGACTTTGTTGTTATGTTACGTTCTGATTTCGATTGAGGGACTTGCAGAATCTTCATTACTCGCGGCTGAGAAAGTCACGAAACAAAATATTGTTCACACGATGCGTAAGGCGAGTGAGTATTACCGTGACAAACTTGCCGTACATGGAGGTTATGTTTATTACTATAGTCTCGATCTGCAACAACGCTGGGGAGAGGGTAAAGCAGGGCCGAACCAGATTTGGGTACAACCGCCGGGAACTCCTACGGTTGGGTTAGCGTATCTGAGAGCCTGGCAGGCAACGGGAGATCAATTTTATCTTGACGCAGCGACCGATGCCGCACTCTCCCTCGTATACGGGCAGTTGAAATCCGGTGGCTGGACAAATTCGATCGATTTTAATCCTAAGAGTAAATTAACCGCTGATTACCGTAATGGAAAAGGGAGAGGTAAAAATAATTCTACACTTGATGATGGAATTACGCAGTCAGCAATTCAGTTATTAATCCACGTTGATAAAGCGCACCAGTTCCAGCATCAAAAGATTCATCAAGCAGCAATGATCGCTTTGAACGCGTTACTCGAAGCACAATTTCCGGTGGGCGCGTTTCCGCAGGTATGGACGGGACCCGTTAAAAAGATTCCCGCAAAAGCAGCTAACTTTCCCAAGTATGATTGGCGCACGGAAGGACGCATCAAGAATTACTGGGATTACTATACACTAAATGATGGATTGGCAGGCTATGTGTCTACAGTCCTGATAGATGCGTATGAAATCTACCAAGATGAGCGTTATCAGCAGGCAGTATTAAAGCTGGGAGATTTTTTGATTGAAGCTCAGCTACCTGATCCGCAGCCTGCCTGGGCTCAACAATACAATTATGAAATGCAGCCTATATGGGCCCGTAAATTTGAACCACCAGCTATAACCGGCGGAGAATCGCAGGATGCCATCGAAACTTTGATGAAAATATATCGCTTCAGTGGAGACAAAAAATATTTGAAACCGATTCCGAAAGCACTTTCTTATCTGAGGAAATCCCAATTACCGAATGGACAATTAGCACGATACTATGCGTTGCAAACGAATCGACCACTCTACATGACAAGGAATGGAAAAAAATACAGCCTGACCTATGATGACTCGAATTTACCACGGCATTATGGCTGGAAAATCGATTCACAATTGGCGGAACTCCAACGCGAATTCAATTTAGTGAAATCTGGTAAACAGAAACAGGCTTCTCACTTAAACAGGCGTAAATTAATGCCACAGGTCAAAACAATTCTGAATACATTGGATGATCAGGCACGCTGGATTAGCATCAGTACCGGACAACGCCTTGTGGGACAGCCAAAGTTTCCAGTCAATAGTCGTTTTATTTCCAGTGAAGTCTTCAGTCAGAATTTGGAAACTTTGAGCGCTTATTTACTGACATTAAAATCAGATTAGTGTGGGATACCATTCAGGTGAAAAATGGCGTTCATCGTGACCACTTTGGTTTCATTTGGTTTATGTCTGATAATATTAATACCAGTATTGTTTTGTGTGATCTCTTTTGCTCTTTTGATTTCGAGCCCCATCAACTTTGCCAGATAGACTCGATTCACAACATTATGAGCAATAACGGCAATGGTTTCACCCAAATGTTGCTCTAGCAGATTCTGCATTGCTGGTTCTGAGCGGTTTAGAACATCGCCGTAAGACTCGCCTCCCTCGTACTGATTTTCCGCAGGGTTATCCATGAAAGCCCGATACGCTTTGGGAGATTCCTGCATAATAATATCCCAGGATTTTCCTTCCCATTGCCCCACATCGCATTCATGGATTTCAGCAATCTCCCGAGGCTCCAAGCCAAAAGGTTGGCAGACAGCCATCGCTGTTTCTTTGGCACGTGTCATGGGGCTGCAATACACATGGTTAACCGAACTGTTTTCGGACAAGAACTCAGACAAAGCACCAACTTGTTTTTGACCCGATTCGCTCAGGCTGGGATTGATTCCACAACCTTGCAGTATATAAGGACGTTGTTCATTTGGTGGTGTGGCGCCATGCCTGATGAGAATCAGGTTGGTGACATTGGGTTCAGGCCGGGGAATGAATTCTCTTTTTGCCATTATCAAATTCCAGTGCGGTAATTCTAAATAGATGACTAAGACTGTTTATTATGTCGAGCCAGTTTCGCAGCCGCTTTAATGGCTTCCATGATTCCATTAGTATCAGGAACTATCTCTGTCCAGGCAATATCAAAGGCTGTTCCATGGCTGGGACTGGTTCTTACGATAGGTAACCCCAGCGTAATGTTAACTGCCTGATCAAATCCGAGAAGTTTAAATGGGATATGCCCCTGATCATGGTACATCGCAACAACAGCATCAAACTCGCCACTTACTGCTCTCCGGATGAGTGTATCCGCAGGGAAAGGCCCCGTGATATCTAGTCCCAATTGTGCAGCTTGTTCGACTGCCGGAGCGATGATACGCGCTTCTTCGTCGCCAAAGAGACCATGTTCTCCCGCATGAGGATTAAGTGCGCAGACAGCAACACGCGGGACAGCTGCGCCCATAATTTCCATTA
The Gimesia aquarii DNA segment above includes these coding regions:
- a CDS encoding FAD-dependent oxidoreductase, producing the protein MNLIRQFITLCLFATVSTQAVQAEVYDVVIYGGTSAAVTAAVQAKRMGKSVVVVCPDQHLGGLSSGGLGWTDTGNKAVIGGLAREFYHRIWKYYQAPETWKWQKRELYGDKGQGTPAIDGKQRTMWIFEPHVAEQVFEDFVREYKIPVHRNEWLDRQQGVKMSGKNISSITMLNGNIYSGLIFIDATYEGDLMAAADVSYHVGRESNSVYGEKWNGVQTGVLHHKHHFGLRAVKQKISPYCIPGDPSSGLLPRISGANPGKYGAGDDKIQAYCFRMCLTKHAENRVPFPKPEGYDPSQYELLLRIYQAGWRETFAKFDPIPNYKTDTNNHGPMSTDNIGYNYDYPEASYKRRKEIIKEHETYQKGWLYFIANDPRVPSEVQKKMREWGLAKDEFTDNGNWPHQLYIREARRMIGQFVMTENELLKKRPTPNSVGMGSYTMDSHNVQRYVTPEGYVQNEGDIGVSTHGPYQIAYGSLVPKKGECGNLLVPVCVSSSHIAFGSIRMEPVFMILGHSAATAAGIAIDQKLDVQDVPYAVLKEKLVKEGQILEAPPEAKFGRNGVDPAKLKGIVLDDSRADLIGSWEFSRSSKKYVGSGYSHESNSQDGKAIARFETKVPKSGRYEVRYAYTPHGNRSSKVKVAVKHANGEALRTINQKKLPSLDGIFVSLGEYDFVTDEAAVVEVTNEDSDGYVIIDAVQWLPVAK
- a CDS encoding histidine phosphatase family protein, translating into MAKREFIPRPEPNVTNLILIRHGATPPNEQRPYILQGCGINPSLSESGQKQVGALSEFLSENSSVNHVYCSPMTRAKETAMAVCQPFGLEPREIAEIHECDVGQWEGKSWDIIMQESPKAYRAFMDNPAENQYEGGESYGDVLNRSEPAMQNLLEQHLGETIAVIAHNVVNRVYLAKLMGLEIKRAKEITQNNTGINIIRHKPNETKVVTMNAIFHLNGIPH
- a CDS encoding pectate lyase, which codes for MQKKNAFLTLLLCYVLISIEGLAESSLLAAEKVTKQNIVHTMRKASEYYRDKLAVHGGYVYYYSLDLQQRWGEGKAGPNQIWVQPPGTPTVGLAYLRAWQATGDQFYLDAATDAALSLVYGQLKSGGWTNSIDFNPKSKLTADYRNGKGRGKNNSTLDDGITQSAIQLLIHVDKAHQFQHQKIHQAAMIALNALLEAQFPVGAFPQVWTGPVKKIPAKAANFPKYDWRTEGRIKNYWDYYTLNDGLAGYVSTVLIDAYEIYQDERYQQAVLKLGDFLIEAQLPDPQPAWAQQYNYEMQPIWARKFEPPAITGGESQDAIETLMKIYRFSGDKKYLKPIPKALSYLRKSQLPNGQLARYYALQTNRPLYMTRNGKKYSLTYDDSNLPRHYGWKIDSQLAELQREFNLVKSGKQKQASHLNRRKLMPQVKTILNTLDDQARWISISTGQRLVGQPKFPVNSRFISSEVFSQNLETLSAYLLTLKSD
- a CDS encoding gamma-glutamylcyclotransferase family protein is translated as MIEFQKYFAYGSNMHPARLEKRIGPCDIISVARLPRAELRFHKTGLDRSGKCDIVFQQNHSKEVWGVVYQISEGQKSRLDQYESLGQGYQILKINVLTQQNQIMNVFTYQAMPQYIEHSLKPFDWYHELVMLGAQFHKFPVSYLDELQQVSFLPDSDQKSVRMHQNLLNTIRKKQQSNFDENDQILNYEDQTQ